A window of Microcoleus sp. bin38.metabat.b11b12b14.051 genomic DNA:
CAGAAATTAACGACATCGCCGATGAATTTCCAAGGGGGACGAATGTTGAGTTTGGCATCGAAGTTTTCGTAATTAAACTCTGGGCCCCAGTAGTTAGCCGGATCGTCTGGATAATGTTTGTCCTCGTAGTACCAATAATTGCGATCAATTAGCAATAAGGGACATTCTTCGTCGCAGTGGTTGTAAATGCCATCCATTATCACTCGGATGCCCCGTCCGTGGCACTCGTCAATCAATTGCTTCAAATCTGCGGTTGTACCGTAACTCGACTCTACAGCAAAGAAATCGCGGACTTGGTAGCCCCAGCTATAATCGCCCGGACATTCATTAACAGGCATTAGTTCGATCGCGTTTATCCCTAAATCGCCCAGATAATCTAATTTCTCGATTACCTGCTGAAACTTGCTGATTTTGTCGCCACCATCAGCGCCGACAAAATCAGCGACGTGCAGTTCGTAAATCACTAATTGTTGATTTTCGGGGAGTTTTGTGTCGTCGTGTTTCCATACATAAGTATCAATAATTCTGGCGCCGGCTTGGATGCGAACTACACTGGTATGAGTAGTGCGATCGATCTCAGTAGCGTAGGGGTCATTAACTTCTACCCATTCGTCGGGATCTAAACAAGGACTTTGCGACTGAACTCGGAACTTATATTGATAAATACCGTCTGCGAGCTGAATTTGAGTGCAAAAATAACCTCTCTCATCTTTTTCTAAGGCAATTTCTTCCCATTGAAAAAATGAGCCGAGCAGTGTAGCTGCTTTGTTGTTGGGAGCGAAGAGTTTGAATTCAATTGCAGCAGCCATGAATGCCTGGTGTGCAGAACTTATAAGTGTAATTAGTATTCATTTTTACAATTTTGCAAATCTGTCGCCATCGTTCTTAAGAGTTAAATCGTAACTCTGATGTTGTCCGGTACTGCTGTGCGCGCCCTATCAAAATCCTTTGTCTCTCTCGTTTGCATCCCAATCTCGCTCGCCCCTAGCCCCCTTAACAAGCAAGGGACAAGAGTGTTTCCGAACCTCGGTTTTTTAAGGGGATGAGGGGGAGCGAGGGCCTAATTGAGTCAGGTGCAGCACAAGCAAAGCGCCCGGAACTCTGATTTCAATCAAAATTGTAGCTAAAGTAACTAAAAAATATCAGGCGCTATTTATGAAAATTCATTTAACTTTTGATAACAAGATAAATCGCGTTCAAAGATTAATGTTTGTAACCAAAGGAACATTTTTTAGCTGACAGAGCTAATACCGTAGAAAGATGTCATTTTAAGCGGAAAGGGCGAGGATGAGCTTGTAGTTATCAAGTAAGGGAAACCAGAAAGATCAATGCTTTATTCAACTGGATTCTCGGGCGATCGCCTTTAAGTCGAGTTTGAGCCGAGAAGAGCAATGATTATTTTTGCTTATACCTTGGCTGCACTGCTTTTTTAGTCTTGGACTGGGAAACTTTGCATAACTCCAATTAGCTTAAACGACTGCTGCTACCTCAGTAATTGGTAATCGGTGAAAATCTCATCCTTCCCTGTTACCTATTAGATATTCCGAGCAGTGGCTAAGATGGCTCTAAAAGTTTAATGTGGGATGTTGGCGAATTACCGTTACTGTAAAACTCTGGAGTGTTAAAAATGCTAAAACAAATGTGTTGGTTGCCCAGATTGGGAGGCAATGGAGAAAAGATATTGCACCTCCGCACCGAATTGCGTCAAGCGTGGCGGCCTTATACCGCTTTTCCACAGTTTGCGGCCTCGGACTACCTGGAGTCAGGGGGTTCTAAGGGATGGGCAACTTTTCACAAGCTGATAACTCAAGGCTGGAATTTAGTATCGACAGAAGAAGGGCAGCAGTCGTTCTTTGACGAACAGAAAAGTGCTTGAACAAGCTGAAACCGCAGGCAGAAAAGAAGAGGTAAAATCCTCTTCTTTTTTTAGTATTTGGGACGAATAAACTACTATAAGTTCGTAGTGCGGACTGAAGTCCGCAGCTTTTTGCGGACTTCAGTCCGCACTACAAACCTTTTATGAGAGTTCGTTTCGCCCTTTCTGACTATGCTGCAATTGCTACCTTATCTAACACCGGCTGGCGAGTTTTCAAGTTAAACCGATAGCCGTGGGGGAGGATGTGCAACTTCGCCCCGCAAATCGCCAAAGCCTCATCCTTCAACAGTCCCTCCATATTGTCGTGGAGTTTTTCCGACTCGTCGATGACAGTGACAGCGCTTTCCCCAATCACTTCAAACTCGTCACCGCTGACTAAAATCGCTGTGTTTTCATCAATCCCAAATCCTAAGACTGCTGGTTGCAACAATAGCGCGGCCACTAAGCGTCCCAGACGGCCTCGCTGGGCGAAATGCTGGTCAATGACAATTCCCGGCAGGAAACCCATTCCCGGGCCCATTGCTACCACGTCAACGCGAGGATTTGTCTCGGAGTCTCCTTCAATAATCATCATGTCTGGCATCATTGCCGCGCCGGCACTGGTACCGCCAATAATCGCGCCTTCTGAGTAGCGTTTGTGCATAGCTGCGTCGAGTTGGGTATCTTTCAAGCAGGTAATAATCCGCGCCTGCTCTCCGCCAGTAAAGAATATGCCAGTCGCTTGTTCGATCGCTTCTAAATAATCTGGATTGTTCGCATCTTCGGGTTTTTGGGTATCAACCACTCGCACGTCTTCCGCGCCCAACCGCTCAAACACTCTGATGTAATTATCTCCCACTTCTCCCGGCAGGCTTGTCGCAGCCGTCATCACTACAATGCGGGCTTTAGTGCCTCCAGCGCACCGCAAGAATTCCCGCAGAATTTTGCAGTCCCCGTCTTTGTCTTCGGCGCCGCCAATAATTAGCAACTTTCCCTGATTTTCGCTGCCAGCCATACGATCTGCACTCTTATTGATTATATTTCAATAAAACATAACATTTTTGTTTCCTCAAACTGCCAAAAGGTAGAGATTGATACAGAAACAACATCTGATTGCGATCGTCCTGGGAGGCCGCAAACTCAAGCTTTGCGCTGGTTTGACCCGAGTCGCGGGCTGTAACGCTATTTTTATTTTTGAGAAAAAAACGAACCCTTCCTCACACGATGGAGGAAGGGTCAAAAAATGAGTTTAAATTACAGCACTTACGCGCGCGACGTGTTTAACCCGGTTTTTAACTGGAGACTTGACCCATAAACCTCTGATTTTTGTCATTTACCGGGTTGATGAGCCCAACTTAGTAGATTAGTCCGATCGCGAGTTAGTGCGATCGATCGATCAAATTGCTCAATACTGTACGCGCCCGTTCTAAAGGCAGGTGTCTGGGTTTGCCGTTCCAGACAATCTGATATTCGTTGCTATTTTGACCGTCACCGTAGCCTGAAATCAGCTTCAGGTGAAATGCTTCCTCAGCTAATTGATGAACTTGATCCCTGAGAGCAGTTTGTGCAATCTTCATAATTCTCTGCCTCTTAAATCCTTTTTCACAGTCATAGCCAATTTAAATCTGCCCTGTACCTCTCAAAAGTTATAGCTTTTTTTCATTCGTCATTAGTAATTGAGTCATTAGTAATTGAGTCATTAGTCATTAGTAATTGAGTCATTAGTCATTAGTCATTAGTCATTGGGCAATTCTCCCCCTCTCCCCCTCTTCCTCTCTCTCTCCCTCTCTCTCCCCCCCTCTCTCTCCCCCCCTCTCTTAGCTAAAAAGAGGTAAAAAAATGCTGCAACAAAAAAGTACCGACACAGCCCGCGTCAATGCTCGAAAAACCGATGTTTTTGATATTTTCAACTTCAAACACTACATGGGGCCCAACCCTTATTTAGAAACAGCGGCTTTAGTTTTCGATTTTGCGGTGACGGATGCGATCGCACCACAGCCGATCGCACATTACCAGGAAATTATTGGCAACTGCTACCCGCAACTGCTGCAAGAAACCTTCACAAATCACG
This region includes:
- a CDS encoding cyanophycinase, whose amino-acid sequence is MAGSENQGKLLIIGGAEDKDGDCKILREFLRCAGGTKARIVVMTAATSLPGEVGDNYIRVFERLGAEDVRVVDTQKPEDANNPDYLEAIEQATGIFFTGGEQARIITCLKDTQLDAAMHKRYSEGAIIGGTSAGAAMMPDMMIIEGDSETNPRVDVVAMGPGMGFLPGIVIDQHFAQRGRLGRLVAALLLQPAVLGFGIDENTAILVSGDEFEVIGESAVTVIDESEKLHDNMEGLLKDEALAICGAKLHILPHGYRFNLKTRQPVLDKVAIAA